A DNA window from Paralichthys olivaceus isolate ysfri-2021 chromosome 3, ASM2471397v2, whole genome shotgun sequence contains the following coding sequences:
- the LOC138407171 gene encoding receptor-type tyrosine-protein phosphatase C-like isoform X1, producing the protein MAGLCGVKILLLWAGIIGLGKCDLPSTAVPPVQCSYTVNPIRYGIQINITSSAVVKASIEINEEGKPETKQVFTVLRFDQTSSHPIKQLKPCTKYNAHVKVHYSNETTSCNIIGNDTSTSEIHKDDIAFSGRDKSVCFQTEWNISSISVQTNGTVVNNSVCVKPNYADLCSDLTLIFTSQSCNTSFPFTRNISLDYLDPKDIQETFLNKFPTNITAKLPPKCKNLSIDYTCHKKKNVNEIKKLSELEPFTDYSCTGHIKDNNVPINKTTEVLVQINCDLKITITTRTSDNTSLELTWKTASEDCEAGIPKLSYNCSCRSHEWHGKWHENSSRPSEETCKISGLSPFTDYNCLVTATYNNFLHTSPPVHERTKVGVPEKVTQLKLMVKEHNTINVTCKLSQERFNGRNRRFKARLLYNGTDQLVTEKNSTGCDFKFDNLYYSTSYKVEVFAVNSELESKPEIKSISTDYNDKAVIGFLVFLIIFTSVALLLVIYKIFILKRRKSY; encoded by the exons ATGGCAGGTCTCTGTGGTGTCAAGATCCTGCTGCTCTGGGCTGGAATCATTGGTTTGGGCAAAT GTGACTTGCCAAGCACAGCAG TACCCCCTGTACAGT GTTCTTACACTGTAAATCCCATCAGGTATGGCATCCAGATTAACATCACAAGCTCGGCAGTTGTTAAAGCCTCTATAGAGATTAATGAAGAAGGGAAACCAGAGACTAAACAAGTCTTCACAGTTCTTCGTTTCGATCAAACTTCATCTCATCCCATCAAGCAGCTGAAGCCCTGCACTAAATATAATGCTCATGTTAAAGTTCATTACAGTAACGAAACAACGTCCTGCAACATCATTGGAAATGACACCAGCACATCTGAAATAC ATAAAGATGACATTGCTTTCAGCGGCCGCGACAAATCTGTGTGTTTCCAAACTGAATGGAACATCAGCTCCATCTCTGTTCAAACGAATGGGACTGTTGTTAACAACAGCGTCTGTGTCAAACCTAATTATGCTGACCTTTGCTCTGATTTGACTTTGATCTTCACATCACAAAGCTGCAACACTTCCTTTCCCTTCACCAGAAACATCAGCCTTG ATTATTTAGATCCCAAAGACATTCAAGAAACTTTTCTCAACAAATTTCCTACAAACATAACAGCAAAATTACCTCCAAAATGCAAAAACCTCTCCATTGATTACACCTGTCACA aaaagaaaaatgtaaatgagattAAGAAACTGTCTGAGCTGGAGCCTTTCACAGACTACAGCTGTACCGGTCACATCAAGGACAACAATGTCCccataaacaaaacaactgaagtTCTCGTCCAGATCAACTGTG ATCTCAAAATAACCATCACAACAAGAACCTCTGACAACACATCCCTTGAGCTGACTTGGAAAACGGCCAGTGAGGATTGTGAAGCCGGGATTCCGAAGCTTTCGTACAACTGCAGCTGTAGAAGCCATGAATGGCATGGTAAATGGCATG AGAACTCATCCAGGCCTTCAGAAGAAACCTGCAAGATTTCAGGTCTGAGTCCATTCACCGATTACAACTGCCTGGTCACTGCCACCTACAACAACTTCTTACACACATCCCCTCCAGTTCATGAGAGAACCAAGGTTGGAG TACCAGAGAAAGTTACTCAACTGAAGCTGATGGTTAAAGAGCATAATACGATCAATGTGACCTGCAAACTTTCACAAGAGCGATTCAATGGACGTAATAGAAGATTCAAAGCACGACTTTTGTATAATGGTACTGATCAGTTGGTCACTGAGAAGAATTCAACAGGATGTGATTTTAAATTCGACAACCTGTACTACTCTACGAGCTACAAAGTGGAG GTGTTTGCTGTCAACAGTGAGTTGGAGAGCAAACCCGAGATCAAGTCTATTTCTACTGACT ATAATGACAAAGCTGTCATCGGTTTCCTCGTgttcctcatcatcttcacatctgTGGCTCTGCTGCTGGTCATCTACAAGATCTTCATCCTGAAGCGCAGGAAGTCCTATTGA
- the LOC138407171 gene encoding receptor-type tyrosine-protein phosphatase C-like isoform X2, with protein sequence MAGLCGVKILLLWAGIIGLGKCDLPSTAVPPVQCSYTVNPIRYGIQINITSSAVVKASIEINEEGKPETKQVFTVLRFDQTSSHPIKQLKPCTKYNAHVKVHYSNETTSCNIIGNDTSTSEIHKDDIAFSGRDKSVCFQTEWNISSISVQTNGTVVNNSVCVKPNYADLCSDLTLIFTSQSCNTSFPFTRNISLDYLDPKDIQETFLNKFPTNITAKLPPKCKNLSIDYTCHKKKNVNEIKKLSELEPFTDYSCTGHIKDNNVPINKTTEVLVQINCDLKITITTRTSDNTSLELTWKTASEDCEAGIPKLSYNCSCRSHEWHENSSRPSEETCKISGLSPFTDYNCLVTATYNNFLHTSPPVHERTKVGVPEKVTQLKLMVKEHNTINVTCKLSQERFNGRNRRFKARLLYNGTDQLVTEKNSTGCDFKFDNLYYSTSYKVEVFAVNSELESKPEIKSISTDYNDKAVIGFLVFLIIFTSVALLLVIYKIFILKRRKSY encoded by the exons ATGGCAGGTCTCTGTGGTGTCAAGATCCTGCTGCTCTGGGCTGGAATCATTGGTTTGGGCAAAT GTGACTTGCCAAGCACAGCAG TACCCCCTGTACAGT GTTCTTACACTGTAAATCCCATCAGGTATGGCATCCAGATTAACATCACAAGCTCGGCAGTTGTTAAAGCCTCTATAGAGATTAATGAAGAAGGGAAACCAGAGACTAAACAAGTCTTCACAGTTCTTCGTTTCGATCAAACTTCATCTCATCCCATCAAGCAGCTGAAGCCCTGCACTAAATATAATGCTCATGTTAAAGTTCATTACAGTAACGAAACAACGTCCTGCAACATCATTGGAAATGACACCAGCACATCTGAAATAC ATAAAGATGACATTGCTTTCAGCGGCCGCGACAAATCTGTGTGTTTCCAAACTGAATGGAACATCAGCTCCATCTCTGTTCAAACGAATGGGACTGTTGTTAACAACAGCGTCTGTGTCAAACCTAATTATGCTGACCTTTGCTCTGATTTGACTTTGATCTTCACATCACAAAGCTGCAACACTTCCTTTCCCTTCACCAGAAACATCAGCCTTG ATTATTTAGATCCCAAAGACATTCAAGAAACTTTTCTCAACAAATTTCCTACAAACATAACAGCAAAATTACCTCCAAAATGCAAAAACCTCTCCATTGATTACACCTGTCACA aaaagaaaaatgtaaatgagattAAGAAACTGTCTGAGCTGGAGCCTTTCACAGACTACAGCTGTACCGGTCACATCAAGGACAACAATGTCCccataaacaaaacaactgaagtTCTCGTCCAGATCAACTGTG ATCTCAAAATAACCATCACAACAAGAACCTCTGACAACACATCCCTTGAGCTGACTTGGAAAACGGCCAGTGAGGATTGTGAAGCCGGGATTCCGAAGCTTTCGTACAACTGCAGCTGTAGAAGCCATGAATGGCATG AGAACTCATCCAGGCCTTCAGAAGAAACCTGCAAGATTTCAGGTCTGAGTCCATTCACCGATTACAACTGCCTGGTCACTGCCACCTACAACAACTTCTTACACACATCCCCTCCAGTTCATGAGAGAACCAAGGTTGGAG TACCAGAGAAAGTTACTCAACTGAAGCTGATGGTTAAAGAGCATAATACGATCAATGTGACCTGCAAACTTTCACAAGAGCGATTCAATGGACGTAATAGAAGATTCAAAGCACGACTTTTGTATAATGGTACTGATCAGTTGGTCACTGAGAAGAATTCAACAGGATGTGATTTTAAATTCGACAACCTGTACTACTCTACGAGCTACAAAGTGGAG GTGTTTGCTGTCAACAGTGAGTTGGAGAGCAAACCCGAGATCAAGTCTATTTCTACTGACT ATAATGACAAAGCTGTCATCGGTTTCCTCGTgttcctcatcatcttcacatctgTGGCTCTGCTGCTGGTCATCTACAAGATCTTCATCCTGAAGCGCAGGAAGTCCTATTGA